The following is a genomic window from Candidatus Aramenus sp. CH1.
CTAGAGAGGGCAACGTACGCGGCTACTGCTGAGCCTAGCAGGCTGTTCACAGTAAACGCCAGGAATACGGTCGAAAAGGGAGCACCGAACACTTGCGCAGAGATGTAGTAGCCGGGGAACTGTGTTTCGTTAAGCAACGATATTACGCCTGCGTTGGCGTAACCAACGAAAGCTACCTCGTAGAAGGAGGCGAAGACCACGGCAACGGCAGCTATGGCAAACGCAAGCAAGTAGGACGTGCCAACTGTTTTTCCCTTTCCCTTTGCCTCGTATCCAAGAAAGAAGGACGCCCCTCCTCCCGCCAGGGTGAAGGCAACGGCCATGGCACCTGCGACGAAGTCAGGCGTCGGCACCGTGAACGTGAAGGCCGAGTAAGAGAACCCCCTTAGCTCGAATACCTTTACGCCTAGTGCAACTATAAGGAGGACCTCCGCGCTCGACGTTACTAGCGAATAGTAAAGTGGGGGCTGTACTCCGGAGATCACCAAGAGAAAGAGAAGGACAGGCAGGATCACCTCAATTGCTGACAGCTCCGTTTGACTCGCGCCCACAAGGACTGGGATCACCGAGCTAACTAGATACGTCGTTACGGAGGACAAGTAGGTGGCGTAACTTATCCAGTAAAGCCACCCAGCAATGCTACCTACTAGCTCACCACCTCCCTGCCTGGCGAACTCGTAAGTACCCCCCGTGGAAGCTATGACCTTTGAGTACCTATAGCCTATTATTACCCACACTAGGTAGACAAGAGAGCCAAGTATTGCGGAGAGCCCAGTTGAGGCCAAGGAATACGTCATGGCGAAAGTCAAGTAGGCCGAGACGGAGCCCAGCGGTGCTATCGAGCTAAGGGATTGGGCGATCACAAGGTACTTTGGGATGGAGTCCTCCTTGGGCTCCAACTTCTTGGATAGGCTAACCATATAACCCGTTTAGGGGGTCATATATAAAGCTTCTTCAGAAACTTCCAGAGGACAACTGGTACTATTACTAAGAACGCAGTTATCACGCCAAGAACTACCATGTGGAAGTAATAAAGGACGAGCCCCATGTAATAGCCGGCGTATATACTGTAAAATATTAAGGTATCAGAGAACCTTGGCCTCTTTATCAAGACGAAGGTTATTAGGGCAGTAGTAATGATGAAACCTCCTGCCAATGCCGGGATCAACACGTTCATGAGGAAAAATATATAATTTAAAAAATAAAAACTTTCTTTATACTAATCGTGATACGGAAAGCCTTTTGAGTGGGCGCGACATTTGACTAGTAATGCTGAGGTTTACCGTATACCTACTTGGTTCTTCCATAGCACTGGCTCTGGGAGGCTTTCTGCTGTTTGGTAAGGTGCCCTTGCTGTTAACCGCAGGTACTTTAGTCGTAGTAGTGGTCCTCTTTCTCCTCGCTATCGCCGTAGAGAAAAGTAAGGACAAGAGGTTGATTAAAGCGGGCGTGATCCTAGCAATTCTGGGCATAATTACGTCGTCGAGTTCCTCTGCCCACCAAGAGGCTTTGGCGCAATTTGGGAAGGGCGCATATTTAACAGAGATAGATGTGCTAATGGTACTCGGGTTCTACGTTTTCCCCT
Proteins encoded in this region:
- a CDS encoding amino acid permease, encoding MVSLSKKLEPKEDSIPKYLVIAQSLSSIAPLGSVSAYLTFAMTYSLASTGLSAILGSLVYLVWVIIGYRYSKVIASTGGTYEFARQGGGELVGSIAGWLYWISYATYLSSVTTYLVSSVIPVLVGASQTELSAIEVILPVLLFLLVISGVQPPLYYSLVTSSAEVLLIVALGVKVFELRGFSYSAFTFTVPTPDFVAGAMAVAFTLAGGGASFFLGYEAKGKGKTVGTSYLLAFAIAAVAVVFASFYEVAFVGYANAGVISLLNETQFPGYYISAQVFGAPFSTVFLAFTVNSLLGSAVAAYVALSRLTYTLVSRDMFKSVAIVFLFFFAWNLVGGITGQLLPLYYLTTEISLVTLFVSHLIVSAVYPLFSRRINGISVVDVALATLGSATMAYGVYSNLFPLQLDSGVALGTTLAVSAMVALRQWAKGLRSGYSQGKGPDLRPAKG